A region of Allocoleopsis franciscana PCC 7113 DNA encodes the following proteins:
- a CDS encoding ComF family protein: MSTSIERLKDGLLALFLKPNCPLCDRPAESEFCTFCQRQLQRCQLTTPGDFWKGELPVFAWGNYGGVLKRAIATLKYDNQPQLARPLGHWLAQSWLKSPVATPVKKLTVVPIPLHPLKLKKRGYNQAELIAQNFCDVTGYKHQPLGLERIRETEAQFGLSAQAREQNLADAFRISKSFGKHLPNSPVLLIDDIYTTGATVRAAAQILQRQGIQVYGVAAIATSKSQFIQASKYNK, encoded by the coding sequence ATGTCTACATCAATTGAAAGGCTAAAAGATGGGTTACTGGCGCTCTTTCTCAAGCCTAATTGTCCCCTATGCGATCGCCCTGCGGAAAGCGAGTTTTGTACATTCTGTCAGCGGCAATTGCAACGTTGTCAACTTACCACACCAGGTGACTTCTGGAAAGGAGAGTTACCTGTCTTTGCTTGGGGAAATTATGGTGGTGTTTTGAAACGTGCGATCGCAACCTTAAAATATGACAATCAACCCCAATTAGCTCGTCCCTTGGGTCATTGGTTAGCTCAATCTTGGCTCAAATCACCCGTTGCTACCCCTGTCAAAAAATTGACCGTGGTGCCTATTCCCCTACACCCCCTCAAGCTGAAAAAACGCGGTTATAATCAAGCCGAATTAATTGCCCAAAACTTTTGCGATGTTACAGGTTACAAACATCAACCCTTGGGTTTAGAACGAATTCGTGAAACGGAGGCTCAATTTGGTCTATCGGCACAAGCGCGAGAACAAAACTTAGCCGATGCCTTTAGGATTAGCAAAAGTTTTGGCAAACATTTACCTAATTCACCCGTGCTATTAATTGATGATATCTACACCACAGGAGCTACAGTTCGCGCTGCTGCCCAAATCTTACAAAGACAAGGAATACAAGTGTATGGTGTAGCTGCGATCGCAACCTCCAAAAGCCAGTTTATTCAAGCTAGCAAATACAACAAATAA
- a CDS encoding DUF4231 domain-containing protein, whose amino-acid sequence MAKETYKQFLKRNLSGMIDRLDLDEFRKDALKARWLDQLLWLESSAAKAKTRFYTLRLITIVGGVITPALVSLNHGQVRIREVFTWTAFGMAQAVAISAAVEELFGFNVRYRTFRNTAEGLKVEGWQYFQLTGHYNRYRSHSGAYVEFAGRVEGLIQQDIEGYLAQVQQADDASRQARDQAKEMAATTTTITAERLNQILEEREKERQLAPPPPPQEVTSTPQVEAELVSVTSTVAVKETNGNGLPKVDLSIWENVIDLPADAKPEPKPQTQNGSTNGNPTGRRMNAAGMRILKECEGLYLNSYKCPAGVWTIGYGCTKGIRPGMTITEAEAEEMLRKELTEFEKGVERILSHIPLNENQFSALVSLTYNCGMEPITEGMTIRRKLEARDYRGAAEGFLLWNKGGGRVLPGLVKRREMERKLFLTEV is encoded by the coding sequence ATGGCGAAAGAGACTTATAAACAATTCCTCAAGCGCAACCTATCGGGCATGATAGATCGCCTCGACTTGGACGAGTTTCGCAAAGATGCCCTGAAAGCCCGATGGCTGGATCAACTGTTGTGGCTAGAGAGTAGCGCCGCCAAGGCAAAGACACGGTTTTATACGCTGAGGCTAATCACCATTGTCGGCGGGGTGATCACTCCTGCACTGGTCTCTCTCAATCATGGTCAAGTCAGAATCCGGGAGGTGTTTACCTGGACGGCTTTCGGAATGGCTCAAGCGGTTGCCATCTCCGCTGCCGTCGAGGAGCTTTTTGGTTTTAATGTTCGTTACCGCACCTTCAGAAATACGGCTGAGGGGTTGAAAGTGGAGGGTTGGCAGTATTTTCAGCTAACCGGACACTACAATCGCTACCGCTCTCATTCGGGTGCCTATGTAGAGTTTGCAGGTCGTGTAGAAGGACTGATTCAGCAAGATATTGAGGGATATCTCGCTCAGGTACAGCAAGCCGATGATGCGTCACGCCAAGCTAGGGATCAAGCCAAAGAAATGGCGGCTACAACGACTACCATTACTGCGGAACGGCTCAATCAGATTTTGGAAGAGAGGGAGAAAGAACGCCAATTAGCTCCCCCTCCACCACCGCAGGAGGTGACCTCAACACCTCAAGTAGAAGCTGAACTCGTGTCTGTAACGTCTACAGTGGCGGTGAAAGAGACGAACGGCAATGGTCTGCCCAAAGTTGACCTCAGCATCTGGGAGAACGTGATCGATTTACCAGCAGATGCTAAGCCAGAACCCAAGCCACAAACCCAAAATGGATCGACCAACGGAAACCCGACAGGGCGAAGAATGAATGCAGCGGGCATGAGAATCTTGAAGGAATGTGAGGGACTTTATCTAAATTCCTACAAGTGTCCCGCAGGAGTGTGGACGATTGGCTATGGTTGCACCAAGGGAATCCGTCCGGGTATGACCATTACTGAAGCCGAAGCGGAAGAGATGCTCAGGAAAGAACTGACGGAGTTTGAGAAGGGAGTTGAACGAATTCTCAGCCACATCCCTCTTAACGAAAATCAGTTTAGTGCGCTGGTCAGTTTAACTTACAATTGCGGGATGGAGCCGATCACAGAAGGCATGACCATTCGACGCAAGCTAGAAGCTAGAGATTATCGGGGTGCCGCTGAGGGATTTCTCTTGTGGAACAAGGGAGGAGGGCGTGTGCTGCCAGGGTTGGTGAAGCGCCGAGAGATGGAAAGAAAGCTATTTCTAACTGAGGTTTAA
- a CDS encoding adenylate/guanylate cyclase domain-containing protein: MSSLLNKLLSLLTIRRKEYLTIDRDFNILETSMGIQRFAESPEEVTKGQDVRLGFPELLGLEETLLDILEGRQMNFEIQAIARSSEQGNPIYIDICIIKNYLDEDSNHYLIIFLEEVTERMILEQNLVQSSNEKSLLLSALTASKAYIETIIVSIAEALIVTTPSGMIKTINRATQYLFGYSEEELIGQPLSILTCEDGVLLAATQSPLLFQETLNVVEVICKTKTGEKLAIAFSCSAIQTDVEGVQNYIYVGRDVTERQRSQKRLAVQYATTRILSESATPSEAIPKILQAIGENLLWDLGECWTVEVHNSTPQLRCLDTWVRPSLSISELIEKSRQTILVPTVGLVGHVWDIASGYWSFDIVEDIHFLRSEQAAIAGLQGAFAVPIQSDGEVLGVITFFSCEKQPRDEFLLQVMVGIGSQVGQFIKRKQAEAALAESEERYRDLFENATDLIQSCDLKGQFLYVNRAWRETLGYSEAQVYRMNLFDILHPDCKASFLESLSLAIGGEKIDQIQAAFISQNGTKISVEGNINCKFVEGKPVATRAIFRDITQRLQAEQALRYQQAQTERLLLNILPEPIADRLKHDTRTIAEDFAEVSVMFADIVGFTQIAARLRPIELINLLNQVFSAFDRLSEKHGLEKIKTVGDAYMVVGGLPVRRADHAVAIAEMALDMQAAISQFRQETGKEFNIRIGINTGPVVAGVIGIKKFSYDLWGDTVNIASRMESHGVPGKIHVTAVTYERLQEQYLFEKRGVIPVKGKGEMTTYFLKGRKSTFSEDAL; encoded by the coding sequence ATGAGTAGCCTTTTAAACAAACTCCTGTCCCTTTTAACCATACGCCGCAAAGAATACCTCACGATTGATCGGGACTTTAATATTTTAGAAACCTCTATGGGCATACAACGGTTTGCTGAATCGCCTGAGGAGGTCACAAAGGGACAGGATGTACGTCTGGGCTTTCCCGAACTGCTGGGCCTGGAAGAGACATTACTTGATATTCTTGAAGGACGGCAGATGAATTTTGAGATTCAAGCCATTGCCCGGAGTTCTGAACAGGGAAATCCTATTTATATCGATATTTGTATCATTAAAAATTACCTCGATGAAGATTCAAACCATTATTTAATCATTTTTTTGGAAGAAGTAACCGAAAGAATGATTTTAGAACAGAATTTAGTTCAGTCATCCAATGAAAAAAGTCTTTTATTAAGTGCTTTAACAGCTTCCAAAGCTTATATTGAAACCATTATTGTCTCGATAGCAGAGGCTTTAATCGTGACAACACCATCCGGAATGATTAAAACCATCAATCGAGCCACTCAATATTTATTCGGTTATAGCGAAGAAGAACTCATCGGTCAGCCGCTCTCAATCCTAACTTGTGAGGATGGCGTATTACTCGCGGCAACTCAGTCGCCTCTTTTATTTCAAGAAACTTTGAATGTTGTAGAAGTGATCTGTAAAACCAAAACTGGAGAAAAACTAGCGATCGCATTTTCCTGTTCTGCGATTCAGACTGATGTTGAGGGCGTACAAAATTATATCTATGTGGGTCGGGATGTTACCGAACGTCAGCGATCGCAAAAACGACTGGCTGTGCAATATGCAACCACTCGCATCCTGTCCGAGTCCGCAACTCCTAGCGAGGCTATCCCTAAAATTCTCCAAGCCATTGGGGAAAACCTGCTGTGGGATTTGGGTGAATGTTGGACAGTAGAGGTTCACAATTCCACACCCCAATTGCGGTGCCTGGACACTTGGGTTAGACCCTCCCTTTCTATCTCAGAGTTGATCGAAAAAAGCCGTCAAACGATTTTGGTTCCAACGGTTGGCTTAGTCGGTCATGTTTGGGATATTGCGTCCGGTTATTGGAGTTTTGATATCGTCGAAGATATCCACTTTCTACGTTCCGAACAAGCCGCTATTGCCGGACTGCAAGGAGCATTTGCTGTTCCCATCCAAAGTGACGGTGAAGTTTTGGGAGTGATAACCTTCTTCAGTTGTGAAAAACAGCCTCGCGATGAATTTTTACTTCAAGTTATGGTGGGGATTGGTAGCCAAGTCGGTCAATTTATCAAGCGGAAACAAGCCGAGGCCGCGCTTGCCGAAAGTGAAGAACGATATCGTGATTTGTTTGAAAATGCCACTGACTTGATTCAGTCTTGCGATCTGAAAGGTCAATTTTTATATGTTAATCGAGCTTGGCGAGAAACTCTGGGATATAGCGAAGCTCAGGTGTACAGGATGAATTTGTTCGACATTCTTCATCCCGATTGTAAGGCGAGCTTTCTAGAAAGTTTATCTCTTGCCATTGGGGGAGAAAAAATTGATCAAATTCAAGCCGCATTTATCAGCCAGAACGGCACAAAAATTTCGGTTGAAGGGAACATTAACTGTAAATTTGTTGAGGGAAAACCTGTCGCTACCCGTGCCATTTTCCGAGATATTACCCAACGACTACAAGCAGAACAAGCACTACGCTATCAACAAGCACAAACTGAACGGCTGTTGCTGAATATCTTACCAGAGCCGATCGCCGACCGCCTAAAACACGATACACGCACGATCGCAGAAGACTTTGCCGAAGTGAGTGTGATGTTTGCAGATATCGTTGGCTTTACCCAAATTGCGGCTCGTCTGCGTCCCATTGAACTGATCAATTTACTCAATCAAGTCTTCTCTGCATTTGATCGCCTGAGTGAGAAGCATGGCTTAGAGAAAATTAAAACCGTGGGTGACGCTTATATGGTAGTCGGAGGGCTACCCGTGCGCCGAGCCGATCATGCGGTGGCGATCGCAGAAATGGCACTGGATATGCAAGCGGCAATCAGCCAATTCCGCCAAGAAACGGGTAAAGAATTCAACATCCGCATTGGCATTAATACTGGGCCTGTTGTGGCGGGGGTGATTGGCATCAAAAAATTTAGTTACGATTTATGGGGAGATACCGTTAATATCGCCAGTCGTATGGAATCCCATGGTGTCCCTGGAAAGATTCACGTAACTGCCGTAACTTACGAACGCTTACAAGAGCAATATTTATTCGAGAAGCGGGGTGTTATTCCCGTAAAAGGGAAGGGGGAAATGACGACTTATTTTCTTAAAGGCAGAAAAAGTACTTTTTCAGAAGATGCACTTTAG
- a CDS encoding ABC transporter permease, which yields MQLNFLDRIGDWNPQLFREIKGRLNVRNIAIAVASSLLGQILLFLFWLNQLPHYPYYQNQPYCRLQKTFLAAQNQSYKLNDQYRQLQAQFKIYSNPKNYDLEKIQQLKGSIAEVKEKIQHVQGILKNDLCPSDAIDIPLWWHDHYPKMFMSLSVFVLFIMLGVGTYMLISNLANEERRGTLNFIRLSPQSTLSVLGGKLLGVPILLYLAAIIAVPFHLWLGFSAQIPLAEICTFYAVLIASCAFFYSAALLFGLVTPWLGGFQSWLGSGAVLLFLLMVNFKPIENTLLDWLNLFSPVVVLPYLVNRMGTEYTGGNFPFSMGKILNWEWFNLPIGATGIGLAIFALLHYGLWTTWIWQALNRHFHNPNSTILSKHQSYWLVGCFEVVTLGFAMGDPRGNFWVSPYSFLTNPVLLAFFNGVLFIGLIAVLAPQRQALQDWARYRREKVATRKGFWNRALVQDLLWGEKSPELLAIALNLAIAMTPFLVWITFLPGDAVDKTKALLAVGFFVSLVMIYASVAQLMLLMKTNKRSLWAVGTIAALLVVPPMSLSILGIEPVENATLWLLSTFPWAAIEHAATTTGLMVLLGEWTVLVLLNVRLTRQLQRAGESQTKAMLAGRPVLPN from the coding sequence ATGCAACTTAATTTTTTAGACCGCATTGGTGACTGGAATCCACAGCTATTTCGAGAAATTAAAGGTCGCCTGAATGTTCGGAATATAGCCATTGCTGTGGCCTCATCCCTACTCGGTCAAATCCTGCTATTCCTATTTTGGTTGAATCAGCTCCCTCACTATCCTTACTATCAAAATCAACCTTACTGCCGCCTGCAAAAGACTTTTTTAGCCGCTCAAAATCAAAGTTACAAACTTAATGACCAATATCGCCAACTTCAAGCCCAATTCAAGATTTATAGCAACCCTAAAAACTACGACCTGGAAAAAATCCAACAACTCAAAGGCAGCATAGCAGAAGTCAAAGAGAAAATTCAGCACGTACAAGGCATTCTTAAAAATGACCTCTGCCCATCTGACGCGATTGATATCCCCCTGTGGTGGCATGACCATTATCCAAAAATGTTCATGTCGCTGAGTGTATTTGTATTGTTCATCATGTTAGGCGTGGGTACCTACATGCTGATCAGTAATTTGGCGAATGAAGAACGTCGTGGGACTCTTAATTTTATCCGACTCAGCCCTCAATCTACGCTAAGTGTTTTGGGCGGTAAGCTGCTGGGAGTTCCAATTTTGCTCTATTTAGCGGCTATTATTGCTGTTCCTTTTCATCTGTGGTTAGGATTTTCTGCTCAAATTCCTTTGGCTGAAATTTGTACGTTCTATGCGGTTCTGATTGCTAGTTGTGCATTCTTCTATAGTGCGGCGCTGCTGTTTGGTTTAGTGACTCCTTGGCTGGGGGGATTTCAGTCTTGGTTAGGGAGTGGTGCTGTTCTACTGTTCTTATTAATGGTTAATTTCAAACCGATTGAGAACACTTTGCTGGATTGGCTGAATCTGTTTTCTCCGGTTGTGGTTTTACCCTATTTAGTCAATCGGATGGGAACAGAGTATACAGGTGGAAATTTTCCTTTTTCTATGGGAAAAATCTTAAATTGGGAATGGTTTAATTTGCCCATTGGTGCAACTGGAATTGGCCTAGCTATTTTCGCGCTGCTGCATTACGGTTTATGGACAACATGGATTTGGCAAGCTCTGAATCGACACTTTCACAACCCCAATAGCACTATCCTCAGCAAGCACCAAAGTTATTGGCTAGTCGGCTGTTTTGAAGTTGTGACGTTAGGATTTGCCATGGGAGATCCACGGGGGAATTTTTGGGTTTCACCCTATTCATTTCTCACCAATCCCGTGTTGCTAGCGTTCTTCAACGGTGTATTGTTTATCGGTTTAATCGCTGTTCTGGCACCTCAACGTCAAGCTTTACAGGATTGGGCGCGTTATCGTCGGGAGAAGGTGGCAACACGTAAGGGATTTTGGAATCGTGCGCTGGTACAGGATTTGCTTTGGGGAGAAAAAAGCCCAGAGTTATTGGCAATCGCCCTGAATTTAGCGATCGCAATGACTCCTTTCTTGGTATGGATTACTTTCTTGCCCGGTGACGCTGTTGACAAAACTAAAGCCCTTTTGGCGGTTGGATTCTTTGTTAGCTTGGTGATGATTTATGCCTCGGTTGCCCAGCTCATGTTATTGATGAAAACGAATAAGCGATCGCTTTGGGCTGTGGGTACCATTGCCGCTTTGCTGGTTGTGCCACCGATGAGCCTCTCTATCCTGGGTATTGAACCTGTGGAAAATGCCACGCTGTGGCTTCTGTCAACGTTTCCCTGGGCAGCGATAGAACATGCTGCTACGACAACTGGATTGATGGTGCTTTTGGGTGAGTGGACTGTTTTGGTATTGCTCAACGTCCGGTTGACTCGTCAACTGCAACGCGCTGGTGAATCGCAAACTAAAGCGATGTTGGCAGGGCGTCCTGTATTGCCCAACTAG
- a CDS encoding ABC transporter ATP-binding protein: MSKELAISTRGLTKQFDRHIAVNDVDLQIESGEVYGLIGPNGAGKTTLIRMLAAAEEPTTGEIFINGDRLLRDHSNPTLKRRLGYLPDDYPLYDDLTVWDYLDYFARLYRLREPLRTQRLREVLELVQLTNKRNSLISTLSRGMKQRLSLARTIIHEPILLLLDEPVSGLDPIARMQFREIIKTLQEAGMTILISSHVLSDLAELCSSVGIMELGYLVESASLQELYRRLARQHIVMSTLGNLDALTAELKNHPWVEEWEVIPGSKNVRVHFSGTPEDSAKLLRSLVESGIPLTEFHCTQEDLETIFLKLGHQQAS; the protein is encoded by the coding sequence ATGAGCAAAGAACTAGCCATTTCTACTCGTGGACTCACCAAGCAATTTGACCGCCATATTGCTGTTAACGATGTCGATTTACAAATCGAGTCGGGTGAAGTTTATGGACTAATTGGGCCAAATGGTGCAGGCAAAACAACCTTGATTCGGATGTTGGCGGCGGCAGAGGAACCGACAACCGGAGAAATTTTTATTAATGGTGATCGCTTATTGCGTGACCACAGCAATCCTACCCTGAAGCGGCGACTCGGCTACCTTCCCGATGACTATCCTCTTTATGACGACCTCACTGTCTGGGACTACCTCGATTATTTTGCACGGCTGTATCGTTTACGGGAACCTCTTCGCACCCAACGACTGCGTGAAGTTTTGGAATTGGTACAGCTAACCAATAAGCGCAATAGCTTAATTTCCACCCTTTCACGGGGGATGAAGCAACGTCTGAGTCTCGCGAGAACGATTATTCACGAACCCATTCTTTTATTACTAGATGAACCGGTTTCTGGATTAGACCCGATCGCCAGGATGCAATTTCGGGAAATCATCAAAACCCTGCAAGAAGCTGGGATGACAATTCTAATTTCGTCACACGTCCTCAGCGACTTAGCGGAACTTTGCTCTTCAGTAGGAATTATGGAACTTGGCTATTTGGTGGAAAGTGCCTCTTTACAGGAACTCTACCGTCGTCTGGCACGACAACACATCGTGATGTCTACCTTGGGGAATTTAGATGCACTGACGGCTGAACTGAAAAATCATCCTTGGGTAGAAGAGTGGGAGGTTATACCAGGAAGCAAAAATGTACGTGTTCATTTTTCCGGAACTCCAGAAGATAGTGCGAAGTTATTGCGATCGCTGGTTGAATCTGGCATCCCTCTCACTGAATTTCACTGCACCCAAGAAGACTTGGAAACGATTTTCCTCAAGCTAGGACACCAACAAGCTTCTTAA
- the fabG gene encoding 3-oxoacyl-ACP reductase FabG, producing the protein MKGKQVLLTGGTGGLGMGVTSVVLAQGAIVTIPYIVDSEIEGLKERLSPTDFSKIRFVSVDLSHEAAVERLVEDMERVDVLIHLVGGFSMGKTHEYSYEQWKKDFDLNLNTTFLVCKHSLKKMLEHGYGRIVTVGSRGAVQPGGQLAAYCASKAGVVALTKAIADETKGTNITANSVLPSVIDTPANRQAMGSEEADQWVKPESLAQVICFLASEAAKDMRGAAIPVYGSI; encoded by the coding sequence ATGAAAGGGAAGCAAGTTTTACTCACAGGCGGTACTGGCGGTTTAGGGATGGGCGTTACCTCAGTGGTTCTGGCACAAGGTGCCATAGTAACCATTCCCTATATCGTTGACTCAGAGATAGAAGGTCTAAAGGAAAGGCTTTCACCCACCGATTTTTCCAAAATTCGCTTTGTATCCGTTGACCTCAGCCATGAGGCGGCTGTAGAACGATTGGTTGAAGATATGGAACGGGTGGATGTTCTGATTCATCTCGTGGGCGGCTTTTCCATGGGTAAAACCCACGAATATAGTTATGAACAATGGAAAAAAGACTTTGACTTAAATCTGAATACGACGTTCTTAGTCTGCAAGCATAGTCTGAAGAAAATGCTGGAACATGGCTATGGGCGCATTGTCACGGTGGGTTCACGAGGTGCCGTACAACCCGGAGGACAACTGGCGGCTTACTGTGCATCAAAGGCGGGGGTGGTAGCGCTGACCAAAGCGATCGCAGACGAAACGAAAGGAACCAACATTACAGCGAACTCCGTTTTACCCAGTGTGATTGATACTCCTGCCAACCGACAGGCCATGGGTAGCGAAGAAGCAGACCAATGGGTCAAACCGGAATCATTGGCGCAAGTCATCTGTTTCCTGGCTTCGGAGGCGGCAAAAGACATGCGCGGCGCAGCCATTCCTGTTTATGGAAGTATTTAG
- a CDS encoding helix-turn-helix domain-containing protein, with product MVMQPTYGNGVIENQTIEISQEGLRLILNQIEAELINSEVYRRTMAGLQTMLGEASSTAQILVKAVGREAVRLTFQQVIKQYNVVPVTTANTHQAGQEKSDAAERVEDNSWEQKLQEGAGLEEATQPFNFNSKQMGEPKPPKKFTKAEMTAQKVAQERGEMLRKVGQQLLEARLERSLSLEQLHNQTLVPPHHIVALESGHIEQLPEDVYVRGFIRRMAHALGLNGSALIASIPEPDLSKAAVPSWHNSIAVPEFQVNSMHLYLGYTALIAGAVGGLSLMSKQASPGVSVTPEPAGSSQAMPSPKMERTEKTNKPGLQSNQTGVKAGAGIAPPEAMSF from the coding sequence ATGGTAATGCAACCTACGTATGGTAACGGTGTTATTGAAAACCAGACCATTGAAATTTCTCAAGAAGGATTGCGGTTGATTCTCAATCAAATAGAAGCTGAACTGATCAACAGCGAAGTTTATCGCCGCACAATGGCTGGGTTACAAACGATGTTAGGCGAGGCGTCTAGCACCGCTCAAATTTTAGTTAAAGCCGTGGGGCGAGAGGCTGTGCGCTTGACCTTCCAACAGGTGATTAAACAGTATAATGTTGTGCCTGTGACTACCGCAAACACTCATCAAGCCGGACAAGAGAAGTCTGATGCTGCCGAGAGAGTCGAAGATAATTCTTGGGAGCAAAAGTTACAAGAAGGAGCAGGCTTAGAAGAGGCAACCCAACCCTTCAATTTCAACAGTAAACAGATGGGTGAACCCAAGCCGCCTAAAAAATTTACAAAGGCAGAAATGACTGCCCAAAAAGTAGCACAAGAACGGGGAGAGATGCTACGTAAAGTGGGTCAACAATTGCTAGAGGCGCGTTTAGAGCGATCGCTCAGTCTTGAACAACTCCATAACCAAACCCTGGTACCACCCCATCATATTGTGGCATTGGAATCAGGTCACATTGAACAGTTGCCGGAGGATGTCTATGTTCGCGGCTTTATTCGTCGAATGGCTCATGCTTTGGGTTTGAATGGCTCGGCACTCATTGCTTCTATCCCAGAACCCGATTTATCAAAAGCTGCCGTTCCCTCCTGGCATAATTCCATTGCCGTACCCGAATTTCAAGTCAATTCAATGCATCTGTACCTTGGCTACACGGCTTTGATTGCAGGCGCTGTAGGTGGACTCAGTTTAATGTCCAAGCAAGCCTCTCCAGGGGTATCCGTCACACCTGAACCCGCTGGTTCTTCTCAGGCCATGCCCTCTCCTAAAATGGAGCGTACAGAAAAGACCAATAAACCGGGGTTACAATCGAACCAAACCGGTGTAAAAGCTGGAGCGGGTATTGCTCCTCCGGAAGCCATGTCATTCTAG
- a CDS encoding D-Ala-D-Ala carboxypeptidase family metallohydrolase → MHFPKLTGFTGTIEIERINDRELAQEIQTLLVKGKFLNPGKLTFEQTKQAFDRFKQDFHLGYPGLLGESTAKILLDLHDPVDEDSPSNRPQDMPVPPETKISAPDRGRPITIPKLEVVYLGEPILKGGHFSWAEATKNGTRIPASVGVVDGILKVAEAMEEVRDYMGGKSITINSWYRDPASNRAAGGATKSRHLSGDAVDFVVSGVHPKETHRRLESWWGSRGGIASASCFTHLDCRGYAARWSYGF, encoded by the coding sequence ATGCACTTCCCTAAACTCACTGGATTTACCGGCACAATCGAGATTGAGCGAATTAACGACAGAGAACTGGCGCAGGAGATACAGACTCTTCTGGTCAAAGGTAAATTCCTCAATCCTGGAAAGCTCACATTTGAGCAAACCAAACAGGCGTTTGATCGGTTTAAGCAAGACTTTCATTTGGGTTATCCGGGTTTGTTGGGCGAGTCTACCGCCAAAATCCTACTCGATCTCCATGACCCCGTAGATGAGGACAGCCCAAGCAACAGACCACAAGATATGCCGGTGCCACCCGAAACGAAAATTAGTGCACCGGATCGGGGCAGACCCATTACTATTCCCAAGTTGGAGGTCGTGTACTTAGGTGAACCCATCCTTAAAGGTGGACACTTTAGTTGGGCAGAAGCCACCAAGAACGGAACCCGAATTCCTGCATCCGTGGGAGTCGTAGACGGAATTCTCAAGGTGGCTGAGGCGATGGAAGAAGTCCGGGACTATATGGGCGGCAAATCCATTACGATCAATTCCTGGTACCGTGACCCTGCCAGCAATAGAGCGGCTGGGGGAGCAACAAAATCACGCCACTTGTCGGGGGACGCGGTTGATTTCGTCGTCAGCGGGGTACATCCCAAGGAAACCCATCGTCGATTAGAGTCGTGGTGGGGAAGTCGCGGAGGCATTGCTTCGGCTTCCTGTTTCACCCATCTAGACTGTCGAGGTTATGCTGCCCGCTGGAGTTATGGCTTTTAA